Within Halorubrum lacusprofundi ATCC 49239, the genomic segment CGGCGGCCCCGATTCGGTGAGGTTCTTGCCCGCGCCGGTCGGCGCGGCCACGTAGTCGAGCACCTCGCCGCCGTTGGCGACGATCGCCCGCGTCGCCTTCGCGGTGTCCATACAGCTACCGCCGCCGAGCCCCAGGTAGAAGTCGTACCCGTCCTCGCCCATCTCATCGCGGACGAACGCGATGCACTCCTCGACCGCCTCGATGCTGGGTTCGCGTTCGACGCCGTCGTACACGTCGACGTCGAACCCGTCGGCCTCCAGCTCGTCGGCGACGCGATCGACGTGGCCCAACGAGACGAGGTCCGAATCGGTGACGATCAGCCCGCGACCGTCGCCGGAGAGCCCGAGCTGGCCGAGCTGGTAGCCGAGCTCGTCGGCCGCGTCGGCTCCCACGCGGATCGCCGGCATCCGCACCTCCCAGACGGTCTCCGGCGAGAGTCGGTGCGGGTCGGCGGAGACGGAGCGCTCGTAGCTCACACCCCCCACCCCGGCTGGATCGCCTCGAACTGCTCCGGGTCGTGGCCGAACACGATCTCGGCGTCGTGGCGTCGCTCCAGCTCGCGGATCCGATTCATGCTCTCGGCCCACTCCGTTTTCCCCCACACGAGGGGGCCGCCGAGCGGGGTTCCCTCCTCGTAGTTCTCGTCCATGTACACCTGATCGCCGGTGAACACGACGGTGCCCTCGGAATCGAGGTGGATCACCGAGCCGGTGAGCCCCGGCGTGTGGCCGGGGAACCGGACGAACTCCAGATCGGTGAAGCGCTCCTCGCGGTCGCGATGGAGCACCTGCCAGTTCAGGTCGTGGTCGAAGTCGTCGAGCACGTACGCGGCGCTCCCCTCGTCGGTCTTCGCGCTGTAGTAGGCGAACTTCAACTCCTCCTCGTGGACGTACACGGGCGTGTCGGTGCCCGCGAAGAACTCCAGCCCGCCGGCGTGGTCGAGGTGGAGGTGGCTCTGGAACACCGCGTCGATGTCGTCGAGCGAGTAGCCCGCCGCCTCCAGGTCGTCGTCGAGGCGGTGGTCGCTCGCGTCGTGCGGGTAAAAGGCCTGTACGAGCCCCTCGGGCCAGTGGCCGTCGGCGGCGTCGTGATGCGAGCCCGTGTCCCAGAGGATCGTCGCCTCGGGATGGTCGATGACGAGGTTCCACACCGGAATCTCGTCGTACTCGGTGTCGGGATTCGGCTCGTCGTGGCTCCCGATCGTGTTCGCCTCCATCATGTAGTTCATGTCGCAGTACAACCCGCCGCGGTCGATGACGTGGACCTCCGCGTTTACCATACGATCAGGTGTCCATCATGAATATTGATAAACATGATCCCGGGGCGGAGTTCCGCTTCTTCGGCTCGCCGAGCGGTATCTCAGCGCCGCCGCTCTGCGTTTCCGTCGGTCTTCGTCAAGTCGTCGATTCGAGAAACGTTAGACCACAGTCTTCAGACTGCGACCCGCTCAGGTCGCGGCGCGAGGTTCTTTACTCCGCCGGCCGCTCGTCGGCGTCGTCCAGCGTGATCTCGGTGACCTCGACGATCCGGTCGTCGGCGAGCAGCGCCTCGATGGCCTCGTCCGGCACGTCCTGATCGAGGTTGTAGACGGTGAGCGCCTCGCCGCCCTGCGTCTCGCGGGCGTTGTACATCCCGGCGATGTTCACGTCGTAGTCGCCGAGGACGGTACCGATGAGCCCGATGACACCCGGCTCGTCGGTGTTGCGCGCGACCAGCATGTGGCCGTACGGGACCGCGTCGACTCGGAACCCGTCGATCCGGACGATCCGAGCGTCCTCGCCGGCGAACAGCGTTCCCTCGACCGCGATCTCGTCGTCGCCGTTTCGGACGGTGACGCGCACGAGGCTCTGGAAGTCCTCGGTCTGGCGGGTCTTCGACTCGGTGACCTCGATGCCGCGTTCCTCGGCGAGCCGAGGCGCGTTCACCGCGTTCACCTGCCACTCCAGCGGCTCGAACACGCCCTTGAGCGCGCTTGCCGTGACGAGGTCTACGTCCTCCTCGGCGATGTCGCCTTCGTAGGTCGTCTCCACGCCCGTGATGCGGCCGTCGAGGAGTTGCGCGGCGACCTTCCCGGCGGTCTCGGCCACGGCGATGTACGGCTTGATCCGCGGGAACGCGGTCTCGTCGACGGAGGGCGCGTTGAGTGCCGTGAGTACGGGCTCGTCGTCGAACGCCGCGAGCACCGCCTCCGCGGTGTCGATGGCGACGTTCTCCTGTGCGGCCTCCGTCGAGGCGCCGAGGTGGGGCGTCAAGACGATGTCCTCGACGTCGAGCAGCGGCGAGTCCTGGGACAGGGGCTCCTCGGCGAAGGAGTCGAGCGCGGCGCCCGCGAGAATGCCGTCGTCGACCGCCTCGGCGAGCGCGTCCTCGTCGACGATGCCGCCGCGGGCGCAGTTGATGAGGTAGCCGCCCTCCAGCTGGGCCAGCTCGTCTTCGCCGATCATCCCCTCGGTCTCGGGGAGGAGAGGCGTGTGGACCGTCGCGAAGTCGCCGCGGCCGAGCGCCTCGTGGAGGTCCTCGACCAGCTCGGCGCCGAGCCGGTCGGCGCGCTCCTCGGAGATGTACGGGTCGTAGACGACGAGATCCATCCCGAGCGAGTCGAGCCGCTTGGCGACCTCCTGACCGACGCGACCGAGGCCGACGATGGTCAGCGTCTTGTTGTTCACTTCGGTGCCGAGGAACTCCCCTTTCGCCCACTCGCCGCCGAGGAGGCGGCCGTGTGCCTGCGGGATCGAGCGCGCGACGGCGAACGTCATCGCGACCGTGTGCTCGGCGGCGGCCCGGACGTTCCCTTCGGGCGCGTTGGCCACGATGACCCCGTGGTCGGTGGCGGCCTCGATGTCGATGTTGTCGACGCCGATGCCGGCGCGCCCGACGATGACGAGCTCGGAGGCGGCCTCGAACACCGCCTCGTTCACGTCGGTCCCGGAGCGAACGATCAGCGCGTTGGCGTCGCTCACAGCGTCGAGCAGCGCGTCGCCCTCGACCTCGTAGTCCGTTACGACTTCGTGGCCGGCGTCTCGGAGTCGGTCCAACCCCGCATCTGCGATGGGGTCGGTCACGAGTACCTTCATGGGCGTTTTCACCGGCGGCGCGAGGTTAACCCTTTCCTCATCGCTCCGTTTTGCCGACCGAGACGATCCGCGATCGAGGATAGTGAACCCCTTCGTTTCGGGTGGAAACCCCTCGTTCGTGGGTACCGCTTTCCCGTTCGATCGACCGTAGGACGCTCCAAGCGGGTGGCCGCGCAGCGGTACTACCTTTTATATCCGGGCGCACGTTCCACCATGGATCTCACGATCGCGCTCGTCGGCGTGGCCGCAATCCTCGTGTTGACGGGGATCAGCGCCTTCTTCTCCAGTTCGGAACTCGCCGTGTTCTCGGTCCCGAGCCATCGCGTCGACTCGCTGCTCGCCGCCGACGTACCCGGCGCGCGGGCGCTATCGGCGCTGCGCGCAGACTCGCATCGCTTCCTCGTTACCGCCCTGGTGAGCAACAACGTCGCCAACATCGCGGCCGCGTCGGTCGCGACTGCGGTGTTCGTCCGGTTCGGCTTCTCCGGTGGCGAGGCGGCCACGGGCTCGACGCTGGTCACCTCCGTGTTCGTCATCGTGTTCGGCGAGATCGCGCCGAAATCGTACGCGGTGGCGAACGCGGAGAAGCACGCCCTCCGCGTGTCGCGACCGGTGGTCGCGATCCAGCGCCTTATCCGACCCGTGTTATACATCTTCGAGGCGCTCTCCGGCGTCGTCAATCGCTTCACCGGCGGCGAATCCGACATCGAATCGTACCTCACGCGCGAGGAGATCGAGACGCTCGTGCTCTCCGGCGAGGCGGCGGGCGCGCTCGACCCGGACGAGGGCGCGATGATCCGCGGCGTCCTCGATCTGGAGTCGACCCGCGTGTCGGCGGTGATGGTCTCTCGGACCGACATGGTCGCGCTGCCGGACACCGCCACGCCCGCCGAGGCGGTCTCGACCGCCGCCGCGGAGGGCGTCACGCGGATGCCGGTGTACA encodes:
- a CDS encoding N-acyl homoserine lactonase family protein, giving the protein MVNAEVHVIDRGGLYCDMNYMMEANTIGSHDEPNPDTEYDEIPVWNLVIDHPEATILWDTGSHHDAADGHWPEGLVQAFYPHDASDHRLDDDLEAAGYSLDDIDAVFQSHLHLDHAGGLEFFAGTDTPVYVHEEELKFAYYSAKTDEGSAAYVLDDFDHDLNWQVLHRDREERFTDLEFVRFPGHTPGLTGSVIHLDSEGTVVFTGDQVYMDENYEEGTPLGGPLVWGKTEWAESMNRIRELERRHDAEIVFGHDPEQFEAIQPGWGV
- the serA gene encoding phosphoglycerate dehydrogenase, which gives rise to MKVLVTDPIADAGLDRLRDAGHEVVTDYEVEGDALLDAVSDANALIVRSGTDVNEAVFEAASELVIVGRAGIGVDNIDIEAATDHGVIVANAPEGNVRAAAEHTVAMTFAVARSIPQAHGRLLGGEWAKGEFLGTEVNNKTLTIVGLGRVGQEVAKRLDSLGMDLVVYDPYISEERADRLGAELVEDLHEALGRGDFATVHTPLLPETEGMIGEDELAQLEGGYLINCARGGIVDEDALAEAVDDGILAGAALDSFAEEPLSQDSPLLDVEDIVLTPHLGASTEAAQENVAIDTAEAVLAAFDDEPVLTALNAPSVDETAFPRIKPYIAVAETAGKVAAQLLDGRITGVETTYEGDIAEEDVDLVTASALKGVFEPLEWQVNAVNAPRLAEERGIEVTESKTRQTEDFQSLVRVTVRNGDDEIAVEGTLFAGEDARIVRIDGFRVDAVPYGHMLVARNTDEPGVIGLIGTVLGDYDVNIAGMYNARETQGGEALTVYNLDQDVPDEAIEALLADDRIVEVTEITLDDADERPAE
- a CDS encoding hemolysin family protein; the protein is MDLTIALVGVAAILVLTGISAFFSSSELAVFSVPSHRVDSLLAADVPGARALSALRADSHRFLVTALVSNNVANIAAASVATAVFVRFGFSGGEAATGSTLVTSVFVIVFGEIAPKSYAVANAEKHALRVSRPVVAIQRLIRPVLYIFEALSGVVNRFTGGESDIESYLTREEIETLVLSGEAAGALDPDEGAMIRGVLDLESTRVSAVMVSRTDMVALPDTATPAEAVSTAAAEGVTRMPVYSQNRDDVVGVVDLRDAIGANERGEPLASALHEPTFVPETQPVDELFATMRSSALRMAIVVDEFGAVVGIVTLEDVLEEIVGELVGGWETDHVDVVAPDAAVARGWTTVAHLNETLGLDLPIDGGTETVAGLVTRQLGRVPAEGDRVEIGDVTLAVTGATATRVTRVRVEHPGIGTEGESGSDISGSPDATGDDTE